A window of Pararhodobacter sp. genomic DNA:
TGAACACGGGAGAATCTGCAGCGTGCCCCGCACGTTGCAGTGCCGAAGGAGCAACCGCCCCGGTAAACTCTCAGGCAAAAGGACCGCGTTCACAGTGGAACTCTGGAGAGTGGTGCACCGCACCCGCCGAAGGGATAACGATCTCAGGCGCCCGGTTGGGTACAGACAGAGGGGGCACCAACGGCGCATCCGCGCCTGTCTTTGGTGCCGGTTGTCCGGCCAAACAACACGGGGACTGCCCTAATGACTGACCTGCTCCGAACCCCACTTTACGATCTGCATGTCGAACTGGGGGCCAAGCTCGTGCCCTTCGCCGGGTACGAGATGCCGGTGCAATACCCGATGGGCGTGATGGCCGAGCACCAGCACACCCGCACCAAGGCCGGGTTGTTTGACGTCTCACATATGGGGCAGGTGTTGCTGCACGGCGAAGGTGCGGCGGCAGCGCTTGAGGCTCTGGTTCCGGTCGATATTCAGGGCCTGGCCGAGGGGCGGCAGCGCTATGCGATGTTCACCAATGACGCAGGCGGCATCATGGACGACCTGATGGTCGCCAACCGCGGCGATCACCTGTATCTGGTGGTCAACGCGGGCTGCAAGACTGCCGATATCGCCCATCTGCAAGCCCATTTGCCCGGCGTTGAGCCCATCACCGACCGCGCCCTGATCGCGCTGCAAGGCCCCGAGGCCGAGACCGCGCTGGCGCGTCTGGTGCCGGGTGTTGTGGATATGCGGTTCATGGATGTCGCGACGCTGGATTGGGATGGCGCTGCGCTGTGGATTTCGCGCTCGGGCTATACCGGCGAGGACGGGTTCGAGATTTCCCTGCCCGAGGCCCGCGCCGAAGCCTTTTGCCGCGCCCTGCTGGCGATGGACGAAGTCGCGCCCATCGGCCTTGGCGCCCGCGATTCGCTGCGGCTGGAATCCGGCCTATGCCTCTATGGCCATGATATTGATGCACAAACCACACCCATCGAGGCCGCTCTGAACTGGGCGATCCAGAAGGTGCGCCGCACAGGTGGCGCGCGCGAAGGCGGCTTTCCCGGCGCAGATCGCATCCTGGCGGAACTGACCAACGGTGCCGCCCGCACGCGGGTTGGCCTGCGGCCGGAAACCCGCGCCCCAATGCGCGAGGGCACCCAGATTTTCGCCTCGGCCGAGGCCACCGACCCGATTGGCGCCATCACCTCGGGCGGCTTTGGCCCGACCGTCGGCACACCAATTTCGATGGGCTATGTGCCCCGCGATCTTGCCACCGTGGATACAATCGTTTTTGGTGATGTACGCGGCAAACGCCTGCCCGCACGCATTGTCGCTCTGCCGTTCCGTCCTTCCACTTATCGTAAATGAGGCTCTGACATGAAATACACCGAAGACCACGAATGGCTGCGGGTTGATGGCGATCTGATCGTCGTCGGCATCACCGAACACGCCGCCGAGCAACTGGGCGATGTTGTGTTCGTCGAACTGCCCGAGCTGGAAACCCAGGCCGCCCGTGGCGACGAGGTTTGCGTCATTGAATCCGTCAAGGCAGCCTCGGACATTCTGGCCCCGCTCGAGGGTGAAATCGTCGAAGTGAACGACGCCCTGACCGCCAACCCCAGCCTGGTCAACGAAGACCCCGAGGGCGACGCGTGGTTCTTCAAACTCAAGATCGACGACATGGCCGCCCTCGATGAGTTCATGACTGAAGACGAATACAAGGATTTCATCAGCTGATGTCCCGGGTGCCCGCGCCGGGCACCCCCTCCCCCCTGCTGCGCCCCCTCCCTCGTTGTGCCGGAGCCATCATGACCTATTCGCCCACCGACTATAACCCCTACGACTTTGCCAACCGCCGCCACATCGGCCCCTCACCGTCTGAAATGGCCGAGATGTTGCAGGTTGTGGGCGTCCCCACCCTCGAGGCGCTGATCGACGAGACCGTGCCCGCCTCCATCCGGCAGGAAAAGCCGCTGCTGTGGGCGCCGCTCTCCGAGGGCGCGTTGCTGGCGAAAATGCGCAAGGTGGCCGACAAGAACACCGTGATGACCTCGCTGATCGGTCAAGGCTACTACGGCACCATCACCCCGCCCGCGATCCAGCGCAATATCCTTGAGAATCCGGCGTGGTACACCGCGTATACCCCCTATCAGCCCGAAATCGCGCAGGGGCGGCTCGAGGCGTTGCTGAACTATCAGACCATGGTCGCCGACCTGACCGGATTGCCCTTTGCCAACGCCTCCCTGCTCGACGAATCCACCGCCTGCGCCGAGGCGATGGCGATGGCCCAGCGCGTTGCCAAATCCAAGGCCAAGGGGTTCTTCATCGACGAGAACTGCCACCCGCAGAACATCGCGGTGATGCAGACCCGCGCCGCGCCCTTGGATATCGAGGTCATCGTCGGCAAACCCGCCGATCTGGACCCGACCAAGGTTTTCGGCGCGATTTTCCAGTACCCCGGCACCTATGGCCATGTGCAGGATTTCACTGACACCATCACCGCCCTGCAGGATGCCAAGGCCATCGCCATCATGGCCACCGACCTGCTGGCGCTGTGCATGCTCAAGGAGCCGGGCGCGATGGGGGCGGATATCGCCGTCGGCTCGTCGCAACGCTTTGGCGTGCCGATGGGCTATGGCGGCCCGCACGCCGCCTTCATGTCCTGCGCCGATGCGCATAAACGCCAGATGCCCGGTCGCATCGTCGGTGTGTCGATCGACTCACGCGGCAACAAGGCCTACCGCTTGGCGCTGCAAACCCGCGAGCAACATATCCGCCGCGAGAAAGCCACCTCGAACGTCTGCACCGCACAGGCGCTGCTGGCCGTCATGGCCTCGATGTACGCGGTATTCCACGGCCCCGAGGGGCTGCGCGCCATTGCCGAGCGCGTGCATTCGATGGCCGAACGCCTGTCGCGCGCGCTCAAGGCCGCCGGTGCCCGTGTGGAACCAGACGCCTTCTTTGACACGATCACCGTCGAGGTTGGCGTGGGGCAAGCGGGCATCCTCGCCGCCGCCCGCCACGAGGGGCTGAACTTTCGCAAGATCGGCACCCGCCACGTTGGCATCTCCCTGGATGAAACCGCCGACGAGGCCGTCTTGCAACGCGTGCTGATCGCCTTCGGCATCAATGGTGTCCCGCCGCATCGCACGCATCTGGGCTTCCCCGCCACGCTGCTGCGCAAGTCCGACTACATGACGCACCCGATCTTCCACATGAACCGCGCCGAATCCGAGATGATGCGCTACATGCGCCGCCTCTCGGACCGCGATCTGGCGCTGGACCGGGCGATGATCCCGCTGGGCTCCTGCACCATGAAGCTGAACGCCGCGGCCGAGATGATGCCCATCTCGTTCCCCAAATTCGCCAGCCTGCACCCGTTCTGCCCGCCCGATCAGGCGGCGGGTTATGCCGAGATGCTCGAGGACCTCAGCGCCAAGCTGTGCGAAATCACCGGCTATGCCGCGATGTCGATGCAGCCCAACTCGGGCGCGCAGGGCGAATACGCGGGGCTGTTGACGATCAAGGCCTATCACGAGTCACGCGGCGACACAGAGCGCGACATCTGCCTCATCCCGATGTCGGCGCATGGCACCAACCCGGCCTCGGCGCAAATGGCCGGCATGAAAGTGGTGGCGGTCAAATCCGCCCCCAATGGCGACGTCGATGTCGAGGATTTCCGCGACAAGGCCACCAAGGCGGGCGACCGTCTGGCGGCCTGCATGATCACCTACCCCTCGACCCACGGCGTGTTCGAGGAGGCCGTGCGCGAGGTCTGCAAGATCACCCATGAGTTCGGCGGTCAGGTCTATATCGACGGCGCGAACATGAACGCCATGGTCGGGCTGGTGAAACCCGGCGAAATCGGCGGTGACGTCAGCCACCTGAACCTGCACAAGACCTTCGCCATTCCGCATGGCGGCGGCGGCCCCGGCATGGGGCCAATCGGTGTGGGCGCGCATCTGGCACCATTCCTGCCCGGCCACCCGGAAACCGGCGGCCAAACCGGCCCGGTCAGCGCCGCCCCCTATGGCTCGGCCTCGATTCTGCTGATTTCCTGGGCCTATTGCCTGATGATGGGCGGCCCCGGCCTGACCCAGGCGACCCGCGTGGCGATCCTCAACGCCAACTACATCGCCGCCCGTCTGCGTGGGGCCTATCCGGTGCTGTTCATCGGCAACCGGGGCCGCGTGGCGCATGAGTGCATCCTCGACACCCGCCCCTTCGCCGAGTTCGGCGTCACCGTCGATGACATCGCCAAACGCCTGATGGACTGCGGCTTCCACGCGCCCACCATGAGCTTCCCGGTGGCTGGTACGCTGATGGTCGAACCGACGGAATCCGAAACCAAGGCGGAAATCGACCGCTTCATCACTGCCCTTCTGGCGATCCGCGAGGAAATCAAGGCCGTCGAAGCGGGCGAGATCACCGCCGAGGACAGCCCCCTGCGCCACGCTCCGCACACCGTCGAAGACCTCGTCGCCGATTGGGATCGCGCCTATGGCCGCGAACAGGGCTGCTTCCCGCCCGGTTCCTTCCGCGTCGACAAATACTGGCCACCCGTGGGCCGCGTCGACAACGTCTGGGGCGACCGCAACCTGTCCTGCGTCTGCCCGCCGATGTCGGATTACGTGCACGGCACCGAATGACGTCACAACGCATCGCGATCATGGGAGCGGGCGCCGTCGGCTGCTATCATGGCGCAATGCTGGCGCGGGCGGGCGAGCAGGTCACCCTGATCGGCCGCCCCGCGCTGGAACAGGCGGTCGCGACTCACGGGTTGCGCCTGGAAAAGGACGGCGCGGTTGAAACGACATCCGTCCGCGCCACCACAGACCCCGCAGCCGTCGCCGGGTGCGATCTGGTGTTCCTCGCGGTGAAATCCCGCAACACCCGCACCGCCGCCCGCGCGATTGCCCCGCACCTTGCCGCCAATGCCACGGTTGTCAGCCTGCAAAACGGCATCTCGAACGCCGCGATCCTGGCCGAAGAGCTGCCCCGCCCCACCCTGCCCGCCGTGGTCTATGTCGCCGTCAGCATGCCCACCCCCGGCCAGGTCATCCACCGCGGCGGCGGCAAGCTCTTGCTCGGCGACGGCCCCGGCGCCGCGGCCACCGCCAAACGCCTCAACGCCGCGCAAATCCCGACCGAGGTCTCACCCGACGTCGAAACGGCCCTCTGGACCAAACTCACCATCAACTGCGCCCTCAACGCCCTTTCCGCCCTGACCCGCCAACCCTATGCCACGATCCGCGCCCACCCGGACGCCACCGCCACCTTCACCGCAATCGTCCAGGAATGCACCGCCGTGGCCCAGGCCAGCGGCATCACCCTGCCCCGCGATATCCTCGATCAGGTCCTGACCATCACGCACACGATGCCCGGCCAATTGTCGTCAACCGCGCAAGACCTCATCGCCGGAAAACCCACCGAAATCGACCATCTCAACGGCGAGATCACCCGCCGCGCCGACGCGCTCGGCCTGCCTGCCCCCCTCAACCGCGCCCTCGCCCTATTGGTCACGCTGAATACCAGCCCCTGACATCATCTTGCCGAAAATACTCTGGGGGTGAATGGCCAACGGCCAGAGGGGGCAACGCCCCCTTTCTTCTTTCCCTCGCCTTGGCTAAACATCGCGCAAACGCTCGCCCAACCGCCCCGAGGGATATCCGCATGACCATGGACAAGACTTTCAACGCTGCCGAGGCCGAGGCCCGCATTGCCGCCGCCTGGGACACCTCCAAGGCGTTCCGCGCCGGGGCCAACGCCAGCCGCGATGAAACCTTCTGCATCATGATCCCGCCGCCCAACGTCACCGGCAGCCTGCACATGGGCCATGCGTTCAACAACACCTTGCAGGATATCCTCGTGCGCTGGCACCGGATGCGCGGCTTTGACACGCTCTGGCAGCCCGGTCAGGATCACGCCGGCATCGCCACGCAGATGGTGGTCGAGCGTGAATTGGCCAAGTCCGGCAATCAATCCCGCCGCGAGATGGGTCGCGAGGCCTTCACCGCGAAGATCTGGGAATGGAAGGCACAATCCGGCAACACGATCATCAACCAGTTGAAACGCCTCGGCGCCTCCTGCGACTGGGACCGCAACGCCTTCACCATGTCCGGCGCGGACGGTGCTCCCAAAGGCGAAGAGGGCAATTTCCACGACGCCGTGATCAAGGTGTTCGTCGACCTCTACAACAAAGGCTACATCTATCGCGGCCAGCGGCTGGTCAACTGGGACCCGCATTTCGAAACCGCGATTTCCGATCTCGAGGTCGAGAATATCGAGGTCGACGGCCACATGTGGCACTTCAAATACCCGCTCGCGGGCGGTGCGACCTATGAATATGTCGAGCGTGACGAGGACGGAAACGTCACCCTGCGCGAGACCCGCAACTACATCGCCATCGCCACCACCCGCCCCGAAACCATGCTCGGTGACGGGGCCGTGGCGGTGCACACCGATGACGAAC
This region includes:
- the gcvP gene encoding aminomethyl-transferring glycine dehydrogenase, encoding MTYSPTDYNPYDFANRRHIGPSPSEMAEMLQVVGVPTLEALIDETVPASIRQEKPLLWAPLSEGALLAKMRKVADKNTVMTSLIGQGYYGTITPPAIQRNILENPAWYTAYTPYQPEIAQGRLEALLNYQTMVADLTGLPFANASLLDESTACAEAMAMAQRVAKSKAKGFFIDENCHPQNIAVMQTRAAPLDIEVIVGKPADLDPTKVFGAIFQYPGTYGHVQDFTDTITALQDAKAIAIMATDLLALCMLKEPGAMGADIAVGSSQRFGVPMGYGGPHAAFMSCADAHKRQMPGRIVGVSIDSRGNKAYRLALQTREQHIRREKATSNVCTAQALLAVMASMYAVFHGPEGLRAIAERVHSMAERLSRALKAAGARVEPDAFFDTITVEVGVGQAGILAAARHEGLNFRKIGTRHVGISLDETADEAVLQRVLIAFGINGVPPHRTHLGFPATLLRKSDYMTHPIFHMNRAESEMMRYMRRLSDRDLALDRAMIPLGSCTMKLNAAAEMMPISFPKFASLHPFCPPDQAAGYAEMLEDLSAKLCEITGYAAMSMQPNSGAQGEYAGLLTIKAYHESRGDTERDICLIPMSAHGTNPASAQMAGMKVVAVKSAPNGDVDVEDFRDKATKAGDRLAACMITYPSTHGVFEEAVREVCKITHEFGGQVYIDGANMNAMVGLVKPGEIGGDVSHLNLHKTFAIPHGGGGPGMGPIGVGAHLAPFLPGHPETGGQTGPVSAAPYGSASILLISWAYCLMMGGPGLTQATRVAILNANYIAARLRGAYPVLFIGNRGRVAHECILDTRPFAEFGVTVDDIAKRLMDCGFHAPTMSFPVAGTLMVEPTESETKAEIDRFITALLAIREEIKAVEAGEITAEDSPLRHAPHTVEDLVADWDRAYGREQGCFPPGSFRVDKYWPPVGRVDNVWGDRNLSCVCPPMSDYVHGTE
- the gcvH gene encoding glycine cleavage system protein GcvH, with the translated sequence MKYTEDHEWLRVDGDLIVVGITEHAAEQLGDVVFVELPELETQAARGDEVCVIESVKAASDILAPLEGEIVEVNDALTANPSLVNEDPEGDAWFFKLKIDDMAALDEFMTEDEYKDFIS
- a CDS encoding 2-dehydropantoate 2-reductase, which translates into the protein MTSQRIAIMGAGAVGCYHGAMLARAGEQVTLIGRPALEQAVATHGLRLEKDGAVETTSVRATTDPAAVAGCDLVFLAVKSRNTRTAARAIAPHLAANATVVSLQNGISNAAILAEELPRPTLPAVVYVAVSMPTPGQVIHRGGGKLLLGDGPGAAATAKRLNAAQIPTEVSPDVETALWTKLTINCALNALSALTRQPYATIRAHPDATATFTAIVQECTAVAQASGITLPRDILDQVLTITHTMPGQLSSTAQDLIAGKPTEIDHLNGEITRRADALGLPAPLNRALALLVTLNTSP
- the gcvT gene encoding glycine cleavage system aminomethyltransferase GcvT → MTDLLRTPLYDLHVELGAKLVPFAGYEMPVQYPMGVMAEHQHTRTKAGLFDVSHMGQVLLHGEGAAAALEALVPVDIQGLAEGRQRYAMFTNDAGGIMDDLMVANRGDHLYLVVNAGCKTADIAHLQAHLPGVEPITDRALIALQGPEAETALARLVPGVVDMRFMDVATLDWDGAALWISRSGYTGEDGFEISLPEARAEAFCRALLAMDEVAPIGLGARDSLRLESGLCLYGHDIDAQTTPIEAALNWAIQKVRRTGGAREGGFPGADRILAELTNGAARTRVGLRPETRAPMREGTQIFASAEATDPIGAITSGGFGPTVGTPISMGYVPRDLATVDTIVFGDVRGKRLPARIVALPFRPSTYRK